Proteins encoded by one window of Salicibibacter halophilus:
- a CDS encoding MurR/RpiR family transcriptional regulator, which translates to MNNHGEQLKLTILMEQNKNTFTKSEHKLHQYVLERFEEVLYQSLTEISIACNLGEATVLRFCRKLGFKGYQDFKFSLAQELSSQQKTNNNETYIDKIKSNMTQVIADTHELLDADTLQQGIDKISNADEVIVYGISSSGIAGLDMKNRLMRIGKNIEVVTDPHNQVIRSVSVTDKTVVIAISLTGSTKDIVDAVQEAKKNQATVIAITNYVKSPLSKYSDLILLTSAKENPLDSGSLVSKVSQLFVIDLLCTGIAMTQYEHAQQNKEMIAKSISSKLY; encoded by the coding sequence ATGAATAACCACGGGGAGCAGCTAAAATTAACAATCCTAATGGAGCAAAACAAAAACACCTTCACAAAATCCGAGCATAAATTGCATCAATATGTCTTGGAACGTTTCGAGGAAGTGTTGTATCAATCTTTAACGGAGATTTCTATTGCATGTAATCTTGGTGAAGCCACAGTATTAAGATTTTGCCGCAAACTGGGTTTTAAAGGTTATCAAGACTTTAAATTTTCGCTAGCCCAAGAACTATCCTCTCAACAAAAAACGAACAATAATGAAACGTATATTGACAAAATAAAAAGCAATATGACACAGGTCATTGCCGATACCCATGAATTGCTTGATGCTGACACCTTGCAACAAGGCATCGACAAAATTAGCAACGCCGATGAAGTGATTGTGTACGGGATTTCTTCCTCGGGGATCGCCGGACTTGATATGAAAAACCGCCTCATGCGAATAGGAAAAAACATTGAAGTGGTGACCGATCCACATAACCAAGTCATCCGTTCTGTTTCTGTTACGGATAAAACAGTGGTCATCGCCATTAGTTTGACCGGTAGTACAAAAGACATTGTTGACGCCGTTCAAGAAGCTAAGAAAAATCAGGCTACTGTAATTGCCATCACCAATTATGTGAAATCCCCTTTATCCAAATATTCCGATCTTATTCTGCTTACGTCTGCAAAAGAAAACCCTTTAGACAGTGGATCGCTCGTCTCCAAAGTGTCTCAACTTTTCGTGATCGATTTGCTCTGCACAGGGATCGCGATGACACAATATGAACACGCTCAGCAAAATAAAGAAATGATCGCCAAATCGATCTCCAGCAAATTGTATTGA